The following proteins come from a genomic window of Lolium rigidum isolate FL_2022 chromosome 5, APGP_CSIRO_Lrig_0.1, whole genome shotgun sequence:
- the LOC124655282 gene encoding centromere protein V-like, with protein MSSEPDQVVVHSGGCHCRRVRWEAEAPASVAAGTCNCSNCAMRGITYFTVPNDRFRLRDGSEEFLTTYTFGTGTAKHIFCKVCGITSFYKQRGNPGEVALSVNCIDAGTIAHVEVTEFDGKNWGY; from the coding sequence ATGAGCTCCGAACCCGACCAGGTCGTCGTCCACAGCGGCGGCTGCCACTGTAGGCGCGTGCGGTGGGAGGCGGAGGCGCCGGCGAGCGTTGCGGCGGGCACCTGCAACTGCTCCAACTGCGCCATGCGTGGGATCACCTACTTCACGGTGCCCAACGACAGGTTCAGGCTCCGGGACGGCTCCGAGGAGTTCCTCACCACCTACACCTTCGGCACCGGCACGGCCAAGCACATCTTCTGCAAGGTGTGCGGGATCACGTCCTTCTACAAGCAGCGGGGGAACCCCGGCGAGGTCGCGCTCTCCGTGAACTGCATCGACGCCGGCACCATCGCGCACGTCGAGGTCACGGAGTTCGACGGCAAGAATTGGGGGTACTAG